The Saccharomyces mikatae IFO 1815 strain IFO1815 genome assembly, chromosome: 13 genome has a segment encoding these proteins:
- the SMKI13G2910 gene encoding uncharacterized protein (similar to Saccharomyces cerevisiae ALD3 (YMR169C); ancestral locus Anc_2.339): MPNLYTNLEIPQLKISLKQPLGLFINNEFCPSSDGETIETVNPTTGEPITSFQAANETDVDKAVKAARAAFENVWSKTSSEQRGIYLSNLLKLIEEEENTLAALETLDSGKPFHSNAKQDLAQIIELTRYYAGAVDKFNIGETIPLTFEKFAYTLKVPFGVVAQIVPWNYPLAMACWKLQGALAAGNTVIIKPAENTSLSLLYFATLIKKAGFPPGVVNVLPGHGSVAGQALGTHMDIDKISFTGSTKVGGSVMEASGQSNLKDVTLECGGKSPAIVFEDADLDKAIDWIAAGIFYNSGQNCTANSRVYVQSSIYDKFVKKFKEIAKKDWDVSGKFDPFDEKCIIGPVISSAQYDRIKEFIELGEKEEKLNMFQTSEFPTKKTKGYFIPPTIFTDVPETSKLLREEIFGPVVVVSKFENYDDAMKLANDTYYGLASAVFTRDVKKAHMFARDIKAGTVWINQTNQEEAKVPFGGFKMSGIGRESGDTGVDNYLQIKSVHVDLS, from the coding sequence ATGCCTAATTTGTACACCAACCTCGAAATCCCACAATTGAAAATCTCTTTAAAACAGCCATTAGGGCTGTTTATCAATAATGAGTTTTGCCCATCGTCAGACGGAGAAACCATTGAAACCGTGAACCCAACAACCGGTGAACCTATAACCTCTTTCCAAGCTGCTAATGAAACAGACGTCGACAAGGCTGTAAAGGCTGCCAGAGCTGCTTTTGAAAACGTTTGGTCAAAGACATCTTCCGAGCAACGTGGCAtatatctttcaaatttattgaagCTGATTGAAGAGGAGGAAAATACGCTTGCTGCTTTGGAAACTTTGGATTCCGGAAAACCTTTTCATTCTAATGCCAAGCAGGATTTGGCTCAGATTATAGAACTTACAAGATATTATGCAGGGGCAGTCGACAAATTTAACATTGGAGAAACTATCCCATTgacttttgaaaagtttgcGTATACTCTAAAGGTTCCTTTTGGTGTCGTTGCTCAAATTGTGCCATGGAATTACCCTCTAGCCATGGCTTGTTGGAAACTACAAGGTGCACTAGCTGCAGGTAACACAGTAATCATCAAACCCGCTGAAAACACCTCATTATCTCTTCTCTATTTTGCtactttgataaaaaaagctGGTTTTCCGCCTGGTGTTGTCAATGTCCTTCCTGGCCATGGTTCGGTTGCAGGCCAAGCGCTAGGAACACACATGGACATTGATAAGATTTCTTTCACAGGAAGTACGAAGGTGGGTGGCTCGGTGATGGAAGCTTCTGGTCAATCAAACCTCAAAGATGTTACGCTAGAGTGTGGTGGTAAGTCTCCTGCCATAGTATTTGAAGATGCCGACCTCGATAAGGCCATCGATTGGATAGCGGCCGGTATTTTTTACAATTCAGGGCAGAACTGTACAGCAAACTCAAGAGTTTACGTTCAAAGTTCAATCTACGATAAGTTCgttaaaaaatttaaagaaattgcaaagaaagattGGGACGTTTCAGGTAAATTTGATCCGTTTGATGAGAAATGTATCATAGGCCCAGTGATATCAAGTGCCCAATATGATCGCATCAAAGAGTTTATAGAGCTTGgggaaaaggaagaaaagttaaACATGTTCCAAACTTCTGAATTTCCTActaaaaaaacaaaaggcTACTTCATTCCTCCCACAATTTTCACTGATGTTCCAGAAACATCAAAATTGCTACGTGAAGAAATATTCGGTCCCGTTGTGGTTGTGAGCAAGTTCGAAAACTACGATGACGCTATGAAGTTAGCCAATGATACATATTATGGGCTTGCATCTGCAGTTTTCACTAGAGACGTAAAGAAAGCGCACATGTTTGCTCGCGATATCAAAGCCGGTACTGTATGGATCAATCAAACCAACCAAGAAGAAGCTAAAGTTCCTTTTGGTGGGTTCAAAATGAGTGGTATTGGTAGAGAGTCCGGCGACACTGGCGTCGATAACTATTTGCAAATAAAATCAGTCCATGTAGATCTTTCGTGA